A window of Luteolibacter flavescens contains these coding sequences:
- a CDS encoding 3'-5' exoribonuclease YhaM family protein yields the protein MTFFTISALKEQAGEQPPIAAAVDCELQSRSQRQTKAGKPYLVITFADATGSFNLNAWSDAPMFEAAQGMPDGTVVRLDAEWTQNQYGLNGANISWERLTGEDLEAFYAGDAATAEKQRRDWETITTFAAGVKDPRLHALAKRFIDDLGPKFRRAAAARKNHHARRGGLVEHVAQMMRMADLAASAYPQLNRDLLLIGVLFHDCGKLWENQYPERGFAQGYTLHGEMLGHIPLGIELVNKLWRDVAESPVAKDWLPLEPASESVRLHLLHLIASHHGDYQFGSPALPRTPEAIALHHIDNLDAKLEMMKDAYANANEISVGIYEKQFPLPANLVAPLPAFDAPPLIAAENEPATDLF from the coding sequence GTGACATTTTTCACGATCTCGGCACTGAAGGAACAAGCGGGCGAGCAGCCTCCCATCGCCGCCGCGGTGGATTGCGAATTGCAGTCACGCAGCCAGCGGCAGACGAAGGCGGGCAAGCCCTACCTCGTCATCACCTTCGCGGACGCCACCGGCAGCTTCAACCTGAATGCCTGGTCGGACGCGCCGATGTTCGAGGCGGCGCAGGGCATGCCGGACGGCACCGTGGTGCGGCTGGATGCCGAGTGGACGCAGAACCAGTACGGCCTGAATGGCGCGAACATCTCGTGGGAGCGCCTGACCGGCGAGGACCTCGAGGCCTTCTACGCGGGTGACGCCGCGACGGCGGAAAAGCAGCGCCGCGATTGGGAGACCATCACGACCTTCGCCGCCGGGGTGAAGGACCCGCGGCTGCACGCGCTGGCGAAGCGCTTCATCGACGATCTCGGCCCGAAATTTCGCCGGGCAGCCGCCGCCCGGAAAAACCACCACGCCCGCCGCGGCGGACTGGTGGAGCACGTGGCGCAGATGATGCGCATGGCGGACCTCGCCGCCTCCGCCTACCCGCAGCTCAATCGCGACCTGCTGCTCATCGGCGTGCTCTTCCACGACTGCGGGAAGCTGTGGGAAAACCAGTATCCCGAGCGGGGATTCGCGCAGGGCTACACGCTGCACGGCGAGATGCTCGGCCACATCCCGCTGGGCATAGAGCTGGTGAACAAGCTGTGGCGCGACGTGGCGGAAAGCCCGGTCGCCAAGGACTGGCTGCCGCTGGAGCCCGCGAGCGAAAGCGTGCGCCTGCACCTGCTGCACCTCATCGCCAGCCATCACGGCGACTACCAATTCGGCTCCCCTGCCCTGCCGCGCACGCCCGAAGCGATCGCGCTGCACCACATCGACAATCTCGATGCGAAGCTGGAAATGATGAAGGATGCGTATGCGAATGCGAACGAGATCTCGGTCGGCATCTATGAGAAACAATTCCCGCTGCCCGCGAACCTCGTCGCACCGCTGCCCGCCTTCGATGCCCCTCCGCTGATCGCAGCGGAGAATGAGCCGGCGACCGACCTGTTCTAA
- a CDS encoding response regulator produces the protein MDRPGDQATSNVAKQDVLTAFSRNRPPRWRDSALSNAGHTSPKMTTTGAAKETARILIVDDEPAIREVLRQALMAEGFEVEMARNGTEAVKHVREGAFDLVLTDLIMPGKDGIQTILELRAVDPRIQIIAMSGGIVSGGGDFLPLARQLGARTVLSKPFEYRVFMDSVRDALGIAA, from the coding sequence ATGGATCGCCCCGGCGATCAAGCGACCAGTAACGTCGCGAAACAAGACGTCCTGACAGCTTTCTCCCGGAATCGTCCTCCGCGATGGCGTGATAGCGCCCTTTCAAACGCAGGCCATACTTCACCCAAGATGACGACTACGGGGGCCGCCAAAGAAACCGCAAGAATCCTGATTGTGGACGATGAGCCTGCGATCCGGGAAGTTCTCCGACAGGCGTTGATGGCGGAAGGCTTCGAGGTCGAGATGGCCAGGAATGGCACCGAGGCCGTGAAGCACGTGCGCGAAGGTGCCTTCGATCTCGTCCTCACCGACCTGATCATGCCCGGCAAGGATGGCATCCAGACCATCCTCGAGCTGCGTGCCGTGGATCCCCGTATCCAGATCATCGCGATGTCCGGCGGCATCGTCTCCGGCGGCGGCGACTTTCTCCCGCTGGCCCGCCAGCTCGGCGCGCGGACGGTGCTGAGCAAGCCCTTCGAATATCGCGTCTTCATGGACTCCGTGCGCGACGCGCTGGGCATCGCCGCGTGA
- a CDS encoding PAS domain-containing hybrid sensor histidine kinase/response regulator, with amino-acid sequence MNRTPTTPPKDTARARAWRIVVGYWIFATLWIILSDRALEPLLPHSEMILRWSLVKGLLFVMLTSVLLWYLVRRTCEEIEASYQSLATSESEQRELANQLAEERSRLVEAQRVAEMGWWESDLVTGVIAWSEEMHRIFETDPATFVPTFEIILKQTPEEERARVEEGYKNSVEGTGPDSLVHRARLRDGRVKHLELHWKVFRDGAGKPVRLLGTCRDVTAGREAEQALRDSETRFREMAENIGEVFYSYDIVQDRLLYMSPAYETVWGRPLGDIYADTRAYMQDILPEDRPMMEEVARKRFAGESAQADFRIRRPDGEIRWLRVQFAPIPDASGKVGRVVGTMRDITASKIAETQLVEQAALIEKARDAIIVLGLDHQVIYWNHGASLLYGWTAEEAMGRSVRELLYQNEQAFLASTRAVLEQGEWSGEIAQFTRAGQAVTVDGRWTLLRDPEGKPRSILSINTDITGRKQLEQQFLRAQRMESIGTLAGGIAHDLNNVLAPVIMSVDLLKHRLDDAADREILEIVGASARRGADMVQQILSFARGMEGRRVEVDVGRVLQEVVRIIGDTFPKSIRVELEAPAGLLRVHADPTQLHQVLLNLCVNARDAMPDGGLLRLRAVNVNNDEPRVRVDVEDTGSGIPAGLLGRIFDPFFTSKEPGKGTGLGLSTALAIVRGHGGTLEVASEPGEGTTFTVSLPALGQVGSRPSITVSPSLPRGRGETVLVVDDEASIRHITRQTLEAYGYEILDAADGAEAITLFVSRRFEIDVVITDMAMPRVDGPALIRELRRIDPTVPVIGVSGVTSMASFDEGGEPVKFLPKPYTTAALLTALRDVLEMQVR; translated from the coding sequence ATGAACCGTACCCCAACCACGCCTCCGAAGGACACGGCGCGAGCCCGCGCGTGGAGAATCGTCGTGGGCTATTGGATCTTCGCCACGCTGTGGATCATCCTTTCGGACCGTGCGCTGGAGCCGCTGCTGCCGCACTCGGAGATGATCCTGCGGTGGAGTCTGGTGAAGGGCCTGCTCTTCGTCATGCTGACCTCGGTGCTGCTCTGGTACCTGGTGCGCCGCACCTGCGAGGAGATCGAGGCCAGCTATCAATCGCTGGCCACAAGCGAAAGCGAGCAGCGCGAACTGGCGAACCAACTCGCCGAGGAGCGCTCGCGCCTCGTGGAGGCCCAGCGGGTCGCGGAGATGGGCTGGTGGGAGTCGGACCTGGTCACAGGTGTCATCGCGTGGTCTGAGGAAATGCACCGGATTTTCGAGACGGACCCGGCGACCTTTGTCCCGACCTTCGAGATCATCCTCAAGCAGACGCCGGAGGAGGAGAGGGCACGGGTGGAGGAGGGGTACAAGAATTCGGTGGAGGGCACCGGGCCGGACTCCCTGGTCCACCGGGCCCGCCTGCGCGACGGGCGCGTGAAGCACCTGGAGCTCCACTGGAAGGTCTTCCGCGATGGCGCGGGCAAGCCGGTCCGGCTGCTCGGCACCTGTCGCGATGTCACCGCCGGGCGCGAGGCGGAGCAGGCACTGCGCGACAGCGAGACGCGCTTCCGCGAGATGGCGGAGAATATTGGCGAGGTCTTCTACAGCTACGACATCGTCCAGGATCGCCTGCTCTACATGAGCCCGGCCTACGAGACCGTGTGGGGCCGGCCCCTCGGCGACATCTACGCCGACACGAGGGCCTACATGCAGGACATCCTGCCGGAGGATCGCCCGATGATGGAGGAGGTCGCCCGCAAGCGCTTCGCCGGGGAGTCGGCGCAAGCGGACTTCCGCATCCGTCGGCCGGATGGCGAGATCCGCTGGCTGAGGGTCCAGTTTGCCCCCATCCCGGATGCCTCGGGAAAGGTCGGGCGGGTCGTCGGGACCATGCGCGACATCACCGCCTCGAAAATCGCGGAGACCCAGCTCGTCGAGCAGGCGGCGCTGATCGAAAAGGCGCGCGACGCGATCATCGTGCTCGGCCTCGATCACCAGGTCATCTACTGGAACCACGGTGCCAGCCTGCTCTACGGCTGGACCGCGGAGGAGGCGATGGGTCGCTCCGTCCGGGAGCTGCTTTATCAGAATGAGCAGGCATTCCTCGCGTCCACCCGCGCGGTGCTGGAGCAGGGCGAATGGTCCGGCGAGATCGCACAATTCACCCGCGCGGGACAGGCGGTCACCGTGGACGGCCGCTGGACGCTGCTGCGCGATCCCGAGGGGAAGCCCCGCTCGATCCTCTCCATCAATACCGACATCACCGGGAGGAAGCAGCTCGAGCAGCAGTTCCTGCGGGCGCAGCGGATGGAGAGCATCGGCACGCTGGCCGGCGGCATCGCGCATGACCTGAACAACGTGCTCGCCCCCGTCATCATGTCGGTGGACCTGCTGAAGCACCGCCTCGACGATGCCGCGGACCGCGAGATCCTGGAGATCGTGGGTGCCAGCGCGCGGCGCGGGGCAGACATGGTGCAGCAGATCCTTTCCTTCGCCCGCGGCATGGAGGGCCGCCGCGTGGAGGTGGATGTCGGGCGCGTGCTCCAGGAAGTCGTCCGCATCATCGGGGATACTTTCCCGAAGTCGATCCGCGTGGAGCTGGAGGCGCCCGCCGGGCTGCTGCGGGTGCATGCCGATCCCACACAGCTCCACCAGGTGCTGCTGAATCTCTGCGTGAATGCGCGCGACGCCATGCCGGATGGCGGGCTGCTGCGGCTGCGGGCCGTGAACGTGAACAACGACGAGCCACGCGTGAGGGTGGACGTGGAGGACACCGGCTCGGGCATCCCCGCGGGCCTGCTGGGCAGGATCTTCGACCCCTTTTTCACCAGCAAGGAGCCGGGGAAAGGCACTGGCCTCGGGCTCTCCACCGCGCTGGCGATCGTGCGCGGCCACGGCGGCACCTTGGAAGTCGCGAGCGAGCCGGGGGAAGGAACCACCTTCACGGTCTCTCTGCCGGCGCTCGGCCAGGTGGGCTCACGTCCCTCCATCACCGTGAGCCCCAGCCTGCCGCGCGGCCGTGGCGAGACGGTGCTGGTCGTGGATGACGAGGCATCGATCCGCCACATCACCCGGCAGACGCTGGAGGCGTATGGCTACGAGATCCTGGATGCGGCGGACGGTGCGGAGGCGATCACGCTCTTCGTCTCGCGGCGCTTTGAGATCGACGTGGTCATTACGGACATGGCAATGCCGCGCGTCGATGGCCCGGCCCTGATCCGCGAACTGCGCCGCATCGACCCGACGGTGCCGGTGATCGGCGTCAGCGGCGTCACGTCCATGGCGTCCTTCGATGAAGGCGGCGAGCCGGTGAAATTCCTGCCAAAGCCCTACACGACCGCGGCCCTCCTGACGGCCCTGCGCGATGTATTGGAAATGCAGGTGCGGTGA
- a CDS encoding response regulator, translated as METPRILIIDDEADFTALLRANLEEVGNFDVHDINDSSLALTTAKNFMPDLCVIDVVMPGMDGGDVVAQFRADPDLKNIPVLMLTALVEENPETPDGETQTGGLPFVSKTSDFDTILACIEKHLEEARVKTPADEPQMAEPWEIG; from the coding sequence ATGGAAACGCCCCGAATCCTGATCATCGACGATGAAGCCGACTTCACCGCCCTGCTGCGTGCGAACCTCGAGGAAGTCGGCAACTTCGATGTCCACGACATCAACGACTCCTCCCTCGCGCTGACCACCGCGAAGAACTTCATGCCCGACCTGTGCGTCATCGACGTCGTCATGCCCGGCATGGACGGCGGTGACGTGGTCGCGCAATTCCGCGCCGATCCCGACCTGAAGAATATCCCGGTGCTGATGCTCACCGCGCTGGTCGAGGAGAACCCGGAGACGCCCGATGGCGAGACCCAGACCGGCGGCCTGCCCTTCGTCAGCAAGACGTCCGACTTCGACACGATCCTCGCGTGCATCGAGAAGCATCTGGAAGAAGCACGCGTAAAAACTCCCGCCGATGAACCGCAGATGGCGGAGCCCTGGGAGATAGGTTGA
- a CDS encoding PAS domain-containing protein, translating to MRRSGALVILAGIFILLGTSWLVIEESDLITRVAASAVILLATGLLIGRLRTIPEATSASDRLAEINRRLEDELVQMREQHRQLDHYFEMLMANVPANIYFKDRESRFLRVNQSMATYVRKGHPRDLIGKNDHDLFDREHADDARADELRIINTGVPVNGLVEHEVFPDGSVGWVLTNKMPFRDREGNIIGTFGMSSDVSELVNAKQELERERYLLRSLIDAFPDKIFARDLQRQYLVVNRAMAEWVGASSPEEMIGKTPAHYFPETIVKEGEAEDQSIIENRLGVINREWDLEWKPGDVHHFVTTKVPLFDAEGQIWGFVGMDRDVTEQRRAQLEVIQAEQRMQAIIDNSPAVISMKDLEGRYLMVNRGFEDLFGLARKDVLGFTDHQLIADKSAADKFRKHDILIAEGGEALQMDEELYVDNEPRTYVAVKFPLRDLNGQIQSIGAISTDITDRKAAEQAMHVLNQDLVKANEDLKRAQEQLIQAEKMESVGRLAAGVAHEVKNPLAMIGMGIELLARRIPAEDTQAQETIERMKRGIDRAKKIVKGLVDYSSARKLSVEPKDISEVIGDSLALVEYPLRQAKVKLETEIQPALPRVSVDATKMEQVMVNLMINAMHAMPDGGTLTVRAFSRALSGVRRDVGVRTAGHLREGDRVVRIEVDDSGSGIDEANMSKIFDPFFTTKATGQGTGLGLAVCRKIVELHNGMLELENLPGGGVRASITLKT from the coding sequence ATGCGCCGCTCCGGCGCACTGGTCATCCTTGCGGGGATCTTCATCCTGCTCGGCACGTCGTGGCTGGTGATCGAGGAGAGCGACCTGATCACCCGGGTCGCGGCGAGCGCCGTGATCCTGCTCGCCACCGGCCTGCTGATCGGGCGGCTGCGCACCATCCCTGAGGCCACGAGCGCGTCCGACCGGCTTGCGGAGATCAACCGGCGGCTGGAGGACGAGCTCGTCCAGATGCGCGAGCAGCACCGGCAGCTCGACCACTACTTCGAGATGCTGATGGCGAACGTGCCGGCCAACATCTATTTCAAGGACCGCGAATCCCGCTTCCTCCGCGTGAACCAGAGCATGGCGACCTACGTGAGGAAGGGCCACCCGCGCGACCTGATCGGGAAGAACGACCACGACCTCTTCGACCGCGAGCACGCCGACGATGCGCGCGCGGACGAGCTGCGCATCATCAATACCGGCGTGCCGGTCAACGGCCTGGTCGAGCACGAGGTCTTCCCCGACGGATCGGTCGGCTGGGTGCTGACGAACAAGATGCCCTTCCGCGACCGCGAGGGAAACATCATCGGCACCTTCGGCATGTCCAGCGACGTGAGCGAGCTGGTGAATGCGAAGCAGGAGCTGGAGCGCGAGCGCTACCTGCTGCGCTCCCTCATTGACGCCTTCCCCGACAAGATCTTCGCCCGCGACCTGCAGCGCCAGTACCTGGTGGTGAACCGCGCGATGGCCGAGTGGGTCGGTGCCTCTTCTCCGGAGGAGATGATCGGCAAGACCCCGGCGCACTACTTCCCGGAAACCATCGTGAAGGAAGGCGAGGCCGAGGACCAGAGCATCATCGAGAACCGGCTCGGCGTGATCAACCGCGAGTGGGACCTGGAGTGGAAGCCCGGCGACGTCCATCACTTCGTCACGACGAAGGTGCCGCTCTTCGACGCGGAAGGCCAGATCTGGGGTTTCGTCGGCATGGACCGCGACGTGACCGAGCAACGCCGCGCGCAACTGGAGGTGATCCAGGCCGAGCAGCGGATGCAGGCCATCATCGACAACAGCCCGGCCGTCATCTCGATGAAGGACCTGGAGGGCCGCTACCTGATGGTGAACCGCGGCTTCGAGGATCTCTTCGGCCTGGCGCGCAAGGACGTGCTGGGCTTCACGGACCACCAGCTCATCGCGGACAAATCCGCCGCCGATAAATTCCGCAAGCACGACATCCTCATCGCGGAAGGCGGCGAGGCGCTCCAGATGGACGAGGAGCTGTACGTGGACAACGAGCCGCGCACCTACGTGGCGGTGAAATTCCCCCTGCGCGACCTGAACGGGCAGATCCAGTCGATCGGCGCGATCTCCACGGACATCACCGACCGCAAGGCCGCCGAGCAGGCGATGCATGTGCTGAACCAGGATCTGGTGAAGGCGAACGAGGACCTGAAGCGCGCGCAGGAACAATTGATCCAGGCGGAGAAAATGGAGTCGGTGGGTCGCCTCGCGGCGGGCGTCGCGCACGAGGTGAAGAACCCGCTCGCGATGATCGGCATGGGCATCGAGCTGCTCGCGCGCCGCATCCCCGCGGAGGACACGCAGGCGCAGGAGACCATCGAGCGAATGAAGCGCGGGATCGACCGCGCGAAGAAGATCGTGAAGGGCCTGGTGGACTACTCGTCGGCGCGGAAGCTCTCCGTGGAGCCAAAGGATATCTCCGAGGTCATCGGCGACTCGCTCGCGCTGGTGGAGTATCCGCTGAGGCAGGCGAAGGTGAAGCTGGAGACCGAGATCCAGCCCGCCCTGCCGCGCGTGAGCGTGGATGCGACGAAGATGGAGCAGGTGATGGTCAATCTCATGATCAATGCGATGCATGCCATGCCGGACGGAGGCACGCTGACGGTACGGGCCTTCTCCCGCGCACTGAGCGGGGTGCGCCGCGACGTGGGCGTCCGCACCGCCGGGCACCTGCGCGAGGGCGACCGGGTGGTGCGGATCGAGGTGGATGACAGCGGCTCCGGCATCGACGAGGCAAACATGTCGAAGATCTTCGACCCCTTCTTCACGACGAAGGCCACGGGCCAGGGCACCGGCCTGGGACTCGCCGTGTGCCGGAAGATCGTGGAACTCCACAATGGCATGCTGGAGCTGGAAAACCTGCCCGGCGGCGGCGTCAGGGCATCCATCACCCTGAAGACCTGA
- a CDS encoding esterase/lipase family protein gives MRLLPAVLIALAVAACAPARLERIAEKQRRAAVSPTDLHRALEGAQDAAAKRALGEWLAGAPRGESTVDGYTVRFHQGGEGIYAADYFDRLEPASRYKVTGLAHHQVDGIGIPLTGYRENRHRQAIERWYPPEAITRAVTAVAVRKGAREIEIRLHDRLKTESIMLAGKRQTLAGDFTVPWTAMLEHTRPLAQSGITAVIRKKSLRESGFALVEEYDPKRTPVICIHGLFSTPLAWAELTNELWADPAIRSRYQVWHYLYPTNAPALYSARIMRGQLDELRKHLDPEGDDPAMRRSVVIAHSNGGLLAKSLAVDPRDAFWDAVFTRPLSSLDLTHDERRTLDEAFYWKPRTHVDRVIFCSVPFRGSNWANSWLGRFGQRFVAQDDRFQDFFRGIEKKNPGMLQPDYESLTRGKVTSLIALSPKQRSMEIFDRLPLVKGTAGHVITGSRDLFVAPSSSSLPGAESSFEVPAGHGSFHHSQAIEEIKRILLLPEAR, from the coding sequence ATGCGCCTCCTCCCCGCCGTCCTGATCGCCCTCGCCGTGGCCGCCTGTGCCCCGGCGAGGCTTGAGCGCATTGCCGAGAAGCAACGCCGCGCCGCCGTCTCGCCAACCGACCTGCACCGGGCGCTGGAGGGAGCGCAGGACGCCGCGGCGAAGCGCGCGCTGGGCGAGTGGCTGGCAGGCGCGCCGCGAGGAGAAAGCACGGTCGATGGCTACACGGTCCGCTTTCACCAGGGCGGAGAAGGCATCTATGCGGCGGACTACTTCGACCGGCTGGAGCCTGCCTCCCGCTACAAGGTGACGGGGCTGGCGCACCATCAGGTGGATGGCATCGGCATCCCGCTCACCGGCTATCGCGAGAATCGCCACCGGCAAGCCATAGAGCGCTGGTACCCGCCGGAGGCCATCACGCGTGCCGTGACCGCGGTCGCGGTGAGGAAGGGCGCGCGCGAAATCGAGATCCGCCTCCACGACCGGCTGAAGACCGAGAGCATCATGCTCGCCGGCAAGCGGCAGACGCTCGCTGGCGACTTCACCGTGCCATGGACGGCGATGCTGGAGCACACGCGGCCGCTCGCGCAGTCGGGCATCACCGCGGTGATCCGCAAGAAGTCGCTGCGCGAGTCCGGCTTCGCGCTCGTGGAGGAGTACGATCCGAAGCGCACGCCGGTCATCTGCATCCACGGCCTCTTTTCCACGCCGCTCGCCTGGGCCGAGCTGACCAATGAGCTGTGGGCGGACCCCGCCATCCGCAGCCGCTACCAGGTGTGGCACTACCTCTACCCGACCAATGCCCCGGCGCTCTACTCGGCCCGCATCATGCGCGGGCAGCTCGACGAGCTGAGAAAGCACCTCGATCCCGAGGGCGACGATCCCGCGATGCGGCGCAGCGTGGTGATCGCGCACAGCAATGGCGGCCTGCTCGCGAAGTCGCTGGCCGTCGATCCCCGTGATGCCTTCTGGGATGCCGTCTTCACCCGCCCGCTGTCCTCGCTCGACCTCACCCACGACGAGCGACGCACGCTGGACGAGGCCTTCTACTGGAAACCTCGTACTCACGTGGACCGCGTCATCTTCTGCTCCGTCCCCTTCCGCGGGAGCAACTGGGCGAACTCGTGGCTGGGCCGCTTCGGCCAGCGCTTCGTGGCACAGGACGACCGCTTCCAGGATTTCTTCCGCGGCATCGAGAAGAAGAACCCGGGCATGCTCCAGCCCGACTACGAATCACTCACGCGCGGCAAGGTCACCAGCCTCATCGCGCTCTCGCCGAAGCAGCGGTCCATGGAAATCTTCGACCGCCTGCCGCTGGTGAAGGGCACCGCCGGTCACGTCATCACCGGCTCGCGCGATCTCTTCGTCGCGCCGTCCAGCTCCAGCCTGCCGGGAGCGGAGTCATCCTTCGAGGTGCCTGCCGGTCACGGGTCATTCCACCACTCGCAGGCGATCGAGGAGATCAAGCGAATCCTGCTTCTGCCGGAGGCGCGCTGA
- the wrbA gene encoding NAD(P)H:quinone oxidoreductase: MTKLLVLYYSTYGHIETMANAVAEGARTVDGVEVTLKRVPETMPPEVAAAYGAKLDQAAPVADPKELGQYDAIIFGTPTRFGNMAAQMRNFLDQTGKLWMEGALVGKVGSVFASTGTGGGNESTILTFIPTLLHHGMVYVGLPYAAPELTDISEVRGGSPYGAATIAGADGSRQPSEKELSLARFQGKHVAGIAAKLKA; this comes from the coding sequence ATGACCAAGCTCCTCGTCCTCTACTACTCCACCTACGGCCACATCGAAACCATGGCAAACGCCGTCGCCGAAGGCGCGCGCACCGTGGATGGCGTGGAAGTCACCCTCAAGCGCGTCCCGGAAACCATGCCGCCGGAAGTCGCCGCCGCCTATGGCGCTAAGCTCGACCAGGCCGCACCCGTCGCCGACCCGAAGGAGCTGGGTCAATACGACGCGATCATCTTCGGCACGCCCACCCGCTTCGGCAACATGGCCGCGCAGATGCGGAACTTCCTCGACCAGACCGGCAAGCTGTGGATGGAAGGCGCGCTCGTCGGCAAGGTCGGCAGCGTCTTCGCCAGCACCGGCACCGGCGGCGGTAACGAGTCCACCATCCTCACCTTCATCCCCACCCTGCTCCACCACGGCATGGTCTATGTGGGCCTGCCCTATGCCGCACCGGAGCTGACCGACATCAGCGAGGTCCGCGGTGGCAGCCCCTACGGCGCGGCTACCATCGCCGGTGCCGATGGCTCGCGCCAGCCGAGCGAGAAGGAGCTCTCGCTCGCCCGCTTCCAGGGCAAGCACGTCGCCGGCATCGCTGCGAAGCTGAAGGCCTGA